A genomic region of Fusarium falciforme chromosome 4, complete sequence contains the following coding sequences:
- a CDS encoding Ubiquitin thioesterase OTU1, with the protein MRARYKGPAGTGILEMSDDATVQAVFDELRAKSGIASFSIKYGPPMAMKTLEPSQGDQNARSLGLHGETLTIVPEETPPAPEVPAQTAAAQQRTTTLRTAKKNESPEDVNVPWPEREGTLLLRVMPSDNSCLFTAFGGALPKQIPAQQLRRMMADYIVQHPEDYSEAVLGSSPSQYCRSIQDPDRWGGGIELSILSSIFDIQICTFDVQVRTPWLLALRIALTVLKAQNLINFGEEKRDRCILVYSGIHYDRVAFSYSEYPHDAPSLPPEMDRTVWPIDDDEVLEQAHKLVKKLNAAHYYTDTEGLILKCDVPGCDWIGSGQLEGRKHAELTGHVDLSEIQDEGDNVLRKCDTFGCHFIGQGDRAMREHTVDTAHERFSIIPDW; encoded by the exons ATGCGAGCTCGCTACAAGGGCCCTGCCGGTACCGGTATTCTGGAGATGTCTGATGATGCAACAGTTCAGGCCGTCTTTGATGAACTGCGGGCCAAATCCGGCATCGCCAGCTTCAGCATTAAATATGGCCCGCCTATGGCAATGAAAACTCTTGAGCCCAGTCAGGGTGATCAGAATGCTCGATCTCTTGGCCTTCATGGAGAAACCCTCACTATCGTTCCCGAAGAGACGCCACCTGCTCCCGAAGTGCCAGCTCAGACGGCTGCTGCCCAACAACGCACCACAACATTGCGGACAGCCAAAAAGAACGAGAGCCCAGAGGATGTTAACGTACCATGGCCAGAACGTGAAGGCACATTGC TGCTTCGAGTCATGCCTAGCGACAATAGCTGTCTGTTCACGGCCTTTGGTGGCGCCTTGCCAAAGCAGATCCCTGCACAGCAactgaggaggatgatggcagATTACATCGTGCAGCACCCGGAAGACTACTCGGAGGCTGTGCTGGGCAGTTCACCAAGCCAATATTGCCGCAGCATCCAGGACCCTGACCGCTGGGGCGGAGGCATTGAGCTGAGCATCTTGTCTTCCATTTTTGACATTCAAATTTGTACATTTGATGTCCAGGTTCGTACTCCCTGGTTGCTTGCTCTACGGATAGCTCTGACTGTTCTCAAGGCCCAAAATCTCATCAACTTtggtgaggagaagagggatcGCTGTATCCTGGTATACTCCGGTATACACTATGACAGGGTCGCTTTCAGCTACTCAGAATACCCCCACGATGCCCCATCGCTTCCCCCAGAGATGGATCGGACAGTCTGGCCCatagacgatgatgaggtgCTTGAGCAGGCCCATAAGCTGGTGAAGAAGCTCAACGCAGCTCACTACTACACTGACACAGAGGGATTGATCCTCAAATGCGACGTCCCAGGGTGTGATTGGATAGGCAGTGGTCAGCTCGAGGGTCGGAAGCATGCGGAATTGACAGGTCACGTTGACTTGAGTGAGATCCAGGACGAGGGTGACAATGTGCTTCGCAAGTGTGACACGTTCGGGTGCCACTTTATAGGACAGGGGGATAGGGCGATGAGGGAGCACACCGTAGACACAGCCCACGAGCGCTTTTCTATTATTCCAGACTGGTGA
- a CDS encoding Inheritance of peroxisomes protein 1, which translates to MMDDSTHPRPYRAPRRVATAPIPLRAAMNAGSPDSDSLVETLYNHPNAKIISFTASGRALSRSPGGPDDEPGSLSWSSQLERTIAVGPFRIYRAPGSVAFLNCGSALQPILPKSQCWCIDEVNSKFVLQIRRPNYWRIELPVQDPEDQTRAEALRGVFDKILQFEKTECPFKRSFTVDLPERPQTPVTRRPWTPVQRSLPVTPAFDSMSSVGSRRSSFVGRATTPTPLSNRHYPDFSTSPLSRPTSSASCAASYPQLQVPKSRSRAHTDSVQSSDDFHTSMSGDASESRLRKRSPSPALMSSRAERASPKPLDAVLERPAELDSSDPFLPHSSGTRSESPSISVARHVEMIDAIPRPEVGTKKVDRCPSFSSEAYTNSSDGGSPQFSATSVSDEPSVYELHEGSGYRGGRMKARLRRTAGFTMSRSVTLPPHLMLAMNKPYPSENVTPTSKEPEHPEAVSRDSDSSDKDNKQPIVEKDDKVEPQHRRRDSEESFHSVESWHSSSAPAPLSPLTSQPDSPVEEIHEEREEQKTTTLLSPLLETDKALESASSSGMPCAWESDEDEEDNVSAASNSAPTASDEDSSIGALPGDANGESTPPSHSQRPAARHRATTSSISVRRRPLSPLPSAANLFTPPAVSTTERRTYKSRLETVKNLPMAIISKTCEMIIGPPSHLITLMLKVAAKIVAGQWRGLVYGYGDDGEQIPVQWDYSEGDFSDWSDDEPHIGSHHDHHEHHGHHGHHGHRRHSSHAMHSHDKEETAAKDATAERPESSDDSRSWGVD; encoded by the exons ATGATGGATGATTCGACGCACCCTCGCCCCTACCGGGCCCCTCGACGAGTTGCGACCGCACCGATTCCTTTACGAGCGGCCATGAATGCTGGCTCTCCTGATTCAGACAGCTTGGTCGAAACACTCTATAACCATCCCAATGCCAAAATCATTTCCTTTACAGCCTCTGGGAGAGCTCTCTCGAGGAGCCCTGGAGGTCCCGATGACGAACCAGGCAGCCTGTCATGGTCCTCACAGCTGGAGAGAACCATCGCTGTTG GTCCATTCCGTATCTACCGAGCCCCCGGATCCGTCGCCTTCCTGAACTGCGGTTCTGCACTACAGCCCATTTTGCCCAAGAGCCAGTGCTGGTGCATCGACGAAGTGAATAGCAAATTCGTCTTACAGATTCGACGACCAAATTACTGGAGGATAGAGCTCCCCGTGCAGGACCCCGAGGATCAGACCAGAGCTGAGGCACTGAGGGGAGTTTTTGATAAGATACTTCAGTTTGAGAAGACCGAGTGTCCCTTCAAACGTTCGTTTACGGTCGATCTGCCAGAACGCCCCCAGACACCAGTCACGAGGAGACCTTGGACGCCCGTGCAACGATCGCTGCCTGTTACCCCAGCTTTTGATTCAATGTCTTCAGTGGGCTCTCGACGGTCTTCTTTTGTTGGGAGAGCGACCACACCTACACCTCTGAGCAACAGGCACTATCCCGACTTTTCAACAAGTCCTTTATCAAGACCTACTAGCTCGGCATCCTGCGCAGCCTCTTATCCTCAACTACAAGTGCCcaagtcgaggtcgagggctCATACCGACAGCGTACAATCCAGCGACGATTTTCATACATCCATGTCCGGGGACGCATCGGAGTCACGACTTCGCAAACGGTCTCCGTCACCTGCCCTGATGTCCTCTCGGGCTGAAAGAGCCAGCCCCAAGCCACTCGACGCTGTATTGGAACGGCCGGCAGAACTCGATTCTTCGGATCCCTTTCTGCCCCATTCGTCAGGAACACGGTCGGAGTCACCATCGATTAGCGTGGCTAGGCATGTCGAAATGATTGATGCTATTCCGAGACCCGAAGTTGGCACAAAGAAAGTCGACAGATGCCCCTCATTCTCTAGCGAGGCCTACACAAACTCATCCGACGGTGGATCACCGCAGTTCTCTGCAACCTCTGTTTCGGACGAACCATCAGTATACGAGCTTCATGAAGGGTCAGGATATCGAGGCGGCCGTATGAAGGCTCGACTCCGACGGACTGCTGGCTTTACAATGTCGCGATCAGTCACCTTGCCACCACATTTGATGCTGGCAATGAATAAACCTTATCCATCTGAGAATGTTACCCCCACAAGCAAAGAGCCTGAGCATCCGGAAGCTGTGTCGCGCGATTCCGACAGCTCGGATAAGGATAACAAGCAACCTATTGTCGAAAAGGACGACAAAGTTGAACCCCAACATCGACGCCGAGACAGCGAGGAGTCGTTTCATAGTGTTGAGTCCTGGCATTCGTCCAGTGCTCCTGCACCACTATCTCCCCTAACATCTCAGCCAGATTCTCCTGTTGAGGAAATCCatgaggagagggaggagcaAAAGACTACCACATTGTTGAGCCCACTTCTCGAGACAGATAAAGCTCTAGAAAGCGCAAGCAGCTCCGGAATGCCATGTGCATGGGAgtcggacgaggacgaggaggacaatGTTTCGGCTGCGTCTAATTCCGCGCCAACAGCCTCAGACGAAGACTCTAGTATTGGTGCACTACCTGGAGATGCTAATGGCGAATCAACACCTCCATCCCACTCTCAACGTCCGGCCGCGAGGCACCGGGCCACTACAAGCAGCATCTCAGTAAGGCGACGCCCACTATCTCCACTGCCTTCAGCTGCGAATCTCTTTACACCACCCGCGGTGTCGACCACGGAACGAAGGACGTACAAAAGCAGATTGGAAACTGTGAAGAACCTGCCCATGGCCATCATCAGCAAGACTTGCGAGATGATAATTGGGCCCCCAAGCCACCTTATCACTCTCATGCTCAAGGTTGCGGCGAAAATTGTTGCCGGCCAGTGGAGGGGCCTGGTGTACGGGTACGGTGACGACGGAGAGCAGATACCCGTTCAATGGGATTATTCGGAAGGGGACTTTAGCGACTGGAGCGACGATGAGCCACACATTGGTTCCCACCACGATCACCATGAACACCATGGGCATCATGGACATCATGGGCACCGACGCCACAGCAGCCACGCCATGCACAGCCATGATAAGGAGGAGACAGCGGCAAAGGACGCAACGGCCGAGCGACCTGAATCCTCAGACGACAGCCGAAGCTGGGGGGTGGACTGA
- a CDS encoding Dihydrolipoyllysine-residue succinyltransferase produces MLSRSIATAARMVPARALRPRSHPLVMLPAMMQTVRTYADSVIKVPQMAESISEGTLKQFSKSIGDYVEQDEEIATIETDKIDVAVNAPEAGTIKEFLASEEDTVVVGQELVRIELGGAPAGDKKEAPKEESKQSESKPESKPEPKQETAPEPKKESAPAPSKPEPRQAEKKESKPQPAATTGGPSLGNREERRVKMNRMRLRIAERLKQSQNTAASLTTFNEVDMSNIMDFRKLYKDDVLKKTGVKLGFMSAFSRACVLAMRDIPAVNASIEGPDGGDTIVYRDYVDISVAVATEKGLVTPVVRNVEAMDMIGIEKSIADMGKKARDGKLTIEDMAGGTFTISNGGVFGSLMGTPIINLPQSAVLGLHAIKERPVAVNGKIEIRPMMYLALTYDHRLLDGREAVQFLVKVKEYIEDPRRMLL; encoded by the exons ATGCTGTCAAGAAGCATAGCTACCGCCGCCCGAATGGTGCCGGCTCGGGCGCTGCGGCCCCGTTCGCACCCTCTCGTCATGCTTCCCGCCATGATGCAGACCGTCCGCACTTATGCCGATTCCGTCATCAAGGTCCCCCAAATGGCCGAGTCCATCTCTGAGGGTACTCTGAAGCAGTTCTCCAAGAGCATCGGCGACTATGTCGAGCAGGACGAGGAGATTGCCACTATCGAGACTGACAAG ATTGACGTCGCTGTGAATGCTCCTGAGGCTGGTACTATCAAGGAGTTCCTCGCCAGCGAGGAGGACACCGTCGTTGTTGGCCAGGAACTTGTCCGCATTGAGTTGGGCGGCGCCCCCGCTggtgacaagaaggaggctcCTAAGGAGGAGTCCAAGCAGTCCGAGTCCAAGCCTGAATCAAAACCCGAGCCCAAGCAAGAGACCGCCCCCGAGCCTAAGAAGGAGTCTGCTCCCGCCCCCAGCAAGCCCGAGCCTCGacaggctgagaagaaggagtcgAAGCCCCAGCCCGCTGCCACCACTGGTGGCCCCTCTCTTGGTAACCGGGAAGAGCGCCGC GTCAAGATGAACCGCATGCGTCTCCGAATCGCCGAGCGCCTCAAGCAGTCCCAGAACACCGCTGCCTCGCTTACCACTTTCAACGAGGTCGACATGTCCAACATCATGGACTTCCGCAAGCTGTACAAGGATGACGTTCTCAAGAAGACCGGCGTCAAGCTTGGTTTCATGAGCGCCTTCTCCCGCGCCTGTGTTCTCGCTATGCGGGACATCCCCGCCGTTAATGCTTCCATCGAGGGCCCTGACGGCGGTGACACCATTGTCTACCGCGACTACGTCGACATCAGCGTTGCAGTTGCCACTGAGAAGGGTCTGGTCACCCCCGTTGTCCGAAACGTTGAGGCTATGGACATGATTGGCATTGAGAAGTCCATTGCCGACATGGGCAAGAAG GCCCGCGATGGCAAGCTTACGATCGAGGATATGGCTGGTGGTACCTTCACCATCAGCAACGGCGGCGTTTTCGGCTCTCTCATGGGCActcccatcatcaaccttcCCCAGAGCGCCGTTCTCGGCCTCCACGCCATCAAGGAGCGCCCCGTTGCTGTCAACGGCAAGATCGAGATCCGACCCATGATGTACCTGGCTCTTACCTACGACCACCGTCTGCTGGATGGCCGGGAGGCTGTGCAGTTCCTCGTCAAGGTGAAGGAGTACATTGAGGACCCCCGGAGGATGCTTCTGTAA